One Glycine max cultivar Williams 82 chromosome 3, Glycine_max_v4.0, whole genome shotgun sequence DNA window includes the following coding sequences:
- the LOC102666076 gene encoding CRIB domain-containing protein RIC5, producing the protein MSNNNKVKGLLKGLRFISQIFDTDEKDSEIQISNPTDVRHVGHIGLDGHDGPSENDPSWMNEFKPDDSVQRTSQDSNEFPKSSKRQTKSMGNIRESHAKEKSDRRPRPHKKSSKTNSDQNDSCNGDTDSLQQQQGNDFPPKKSRPKMSKDGSNNVGGDSSKTRSKPHHHHHHHSRNSYSNNNQEGHARHSSKTRTTHGSFEEDAHSRNKHGSFEEEEQFQRRSCENILKSYPN; encoded by the exons atGTCCAACAACAATAAGGTGAAGGGCCTCCTTAAAGGCCTAAGATTCATTTCTCAGATATTCG ATACCGATGAAAAAGACTCAGAAATTCAGATTAGTAATCCCACAGATGTAAGGCATGTGGGGCATATTGGATTGGATGGTCACGATGGTCCCTCTGAAAATGATCCCAGCTGG ATGAACGAGTTTAAACCCGATGATTCAGTCCAAAGGACCTCTCAAG ATTCAAATGAGTTTCCCAAATCATCTAAGCGGCAAACAAAATCAATGGGGAACATAAGAGAGTCTCATGCAAAGGAAAAATCAGACAGGAGGCCAAGGCCACATAAAAAGTCATCCAAAACTAATTCAGACCAAAATGATTCATGCAATGGGGACACGGATTCACTCCAACAACAACAAGGGAATGATTTTCCACCTAAAAAGTCTCGTCCCAAGATGTCAAAAGATGGTTCCAAtaatgttggtggtgactcATCCAAAACCAGATCAAaacctcatcatcatcatcatcatcattctaGAAACTCATACTCCAATAATAATCAAGAAGGCCATGCTAGACACAGTTCCAAGACTAGGACCACACACGGGTCCTTTGAAGAAGATGCACATTCTAGGAACAAACACGGGTcctttgaagaagaagaacaatttCAAAGACGCTCTTGTGAAAATATACTGAAAAGTTACCCAAATTAG
- the LOC100782042 gene encoding glutathione gamma-glutamylcysteinyltransferase 3 isoform X2, whose translation MPLPLTLEGNGKLIGPWRWFDESMLDCCEPLAKVKLEGITFGKVACLARCNGAKVEAFRSDQSSVDDFRNRVISCSSSEDCHVIVSYHRTPLNQTGIGHFSPVGGYHAERDMVLVLDVARFKYPPHWVPLTLLWEGMSTIDQATRLRRGYMIISRLNRAPSILYTVSCRHEGWSSVAKFLTEDVPQLLKSEDLKDIQEVLSLAFKSPPSELRGLITWIAEVRRQEDGNLTLSEEEKGRLAIKADILEQIRTTGLFKHVTRWLDSESSCCNTLANLGDKDMLPALAASVCCQAADLLTVCGRLGLSGGKCCSQIDVKHLNADSENPVTLVSGIVTTGGGSEQGVDVLVPLCQREPSRLCLSNEGHCIGMHPSTADVLTVLLLALPLHTWSGIKEEKLRVEALSLLATEDLPPLLQEEVLFLRDQLHFLMTDISAPSPS comes from the exons ATGCCCTTGCCATTGACCCTGGAAGGAAATGGAAAG TTAATAGGTCCTTGGAGATGGTTTGACGAGTCCATGTTGGATTGCTGTGAGCCTTTGGCCAAGGTTAAATTGGAAGGCATTACGTTCGGTAAAGTTGCATGCTTGGCTCGATGTAATGGAGCTAAGGTTGAAGCCTTTCGATCGGATCAAAGCTCTGTTGATGATTTTCGCAACCGTGTGATTTCGTGCTCTTCTTCTGAGGATTGTCATGTGATTGTGTCTTACCACAGGACACCCCTCAATCAG ACTGGAATTGGCCATTTTTCACCAGTTGGAGGATATCATGCTGAGAGAGATATGGTCCTTGTTTTGGATGTCGCTCGTTTCAAGTATCCGCCTCACTGGGTTCCCCTTACCCTTCTCTGGGAAGGCATGAGCACCATTGATCAAGCAACCAGACTTCGTAGGGG GTACATGATTATTTCGAGGCTTAACAGAGCACCATCTATACTTTATACTGTG AGTTGTAGACATGAAGGTTGGAGCAGTGTTGCCAAATTTCTAACCGAAGATGTCCCTCAACTTCTAAAGTCAGAGGATCTAAAAGACATTCAGGAAGTactctctcttgcttttaaatCTCCTCCCAGTGAATTGAGAGGGTTAATAACATGGATTGCTGAAGTTCGCAGGCAAGAAGATGGGAATCTCACACTGAGTGAGGAGGAGAAAGGAAGGCTAGCTATCAAG GCTGACATACTGGAACAGATTCGAACAACTGGACTCTTCAAACACGTGACAAGGTGGTTGGATTCTGAAAGTTCATGTTGTAATACTTTAGCAAACCTTGGTGACAAAGATATGTTACCAGCACTTGCTGCCAGTGTTTGTTGCCAAGCGGCAGATCTTTTGACTGTTTGTGGTAGGCTAGGTTTGTCAGGTGGAAAATGCTGTAGTCAAATAGATGTAAAACATCTGAATGCTGATAGTGAAAATCCAGTAACATTAGTTTCAGGAATTGTTACAACTGGTGGTGGTAGTGAACAAGGAGTTGATGTGTTGGTCCCTTTGTGTCAAAGGGAACCAAGTAGGTTGTGTCTTTCTAATGAAGGTCACTGCATTGGCATGCACCCGTCTACTGCAGATGTCTTAACGGTGCTTTTATTGGCCTTGCCCTTGCATACGTGGTCTGGCATTAAAGAAGAAAAGCTGCGTGTGGAAGCTTTGAGCCTTCTAGCAACAGAAGATCTCCCTCCCCTACTTCAGGAAGAG GTTTTGTTCTTGCGAG
- the PCS1 gene encoding homo-phytochelatin synthase encodes MATAGLYRRLLPCPPAVEFASSQGKQLFLESIQNGTMEGFYKLVSYFQTQSEPAFCGLASLSMVLNALAIDPGRKWKGPWRWFDESMLDCCEPLETVKARGITFGKLVCLAHCAGAKVEAFHATHSSIDDFRKYVKKCSMSDDCHVISSYHRAALKQTGIGHFSPIGGYHVGRDMALILDVARFKYPPHWIPLKLLWEGMNYIDEDTGQSRGFMLVSRPHREPGLLYTLSCKHESWINIAKFLMDDVPLLLKSEDVKDILQVVSIIAASLPSNFEEFIKWIAEIRRREDGGPSLSAEEKARLAIKEEVLKQVQETGLFKHVASFLSSSCSRQQVSGDGDTLPIIAASVCCQGAEILGGKPSSAGYCCRETCLKCLKAEDDKPITMVSGTVVNGNSEQGVDVLIPSSSEKLCCICSKSKYIRVHPASTDVLTVLLLSLPSTTWAGITDEQLLAEIHDLVSIENLPTLLQEEVLHLRRQLHLLKRCQEGKVDEDLGAPLS; translated from the exons ATGGCGACGGCGGGGTTGTATCGGCGCCTTCTTCCTTGCCCCCCCGCCGTCGAGTTTGCTTCCTCACAAGGCAAG CAACTATTTCTTGAATCCATTCAGAATGGAACCATGGAAGGCTTCTACAAGTTGGTTTCCTATTTCCAAACGCAATCCGAGCCCGCCTTTTGCGGCCTCGCCAGCCTGTCCATGGTCCTCAATGCTCTTGCCATTGATCCTGGCAGAAAATGGAAAG GACCTTGGAGATGGTTTGATGAATCTATGTTGGACTGCTGTGAGCCTCTAGAAACAGTCAAGGCTAGAGGCATCACGTTCGGGAAGCTTGTGTGTTTGGCTCATTGTGCCGGAGCAAAAGTTGAAGCCTTTCATGCTACACATAGCAGCATCGATGATTTTCGTAAATATGTCAAGAAATGTTCCATGTCCGATGACTGTCACGTAATCTCATCGTACCACCGAGCTGCCCTCAAACAA ACGGGAATTGGCCACTTTTCTCCGATTGGAGGGTATCATGTTGGAAGGGACATGGCACTTATTTTGGACGTTGCACGATTTAAGTATCCTCCCCATTGGATCCCACTTAAACTTCTTTGGGAAGGCATGAATTACATCGATGAGGATACTGGACAATCTAGGGG GTTCATGCTTGTATCAAGGCCTCACAGGGAACCTGGATTGCTTTATACTctg AGCTGCAAACATGAGAGTTGGATTAATATTGCAAAATTCCTAATGGATGATGTTCCTCTTCTGTTAAAATCAGAGGATGTGAAAGACatccttcaggttgtttcaaTTATAGCCGCTTCACTGCCATCTAATTTTGAAGAATTCATCAAGTGGATTGCTGAGATCAGGAGGCGAGAGGATGGTGGTCCAAGTTTAAGCGCAGAGGAGAAAGCAAGGCTTGCTATCAAG GAAGAGGTATTGAAACAGGTGCAGGAGACTGGGCTTTTCAAACATGTGGCTTCCTTTTTGTCAAGTTCTTGCAGCAGGCAACAAGTATCAGGTGATGGGGACACGTTACCTATCATTGCTGCAAGTGTTTGTTGCCAAGGAGCAGAAATTTTAGGTGGGAAACCTAGCTCAGCAGGGTATTGCTGTCGAGAAACATGTCTGAAATGCTTGAAAGCTGAAGATGACAAGCCAATAACAATGGTTTCAGGGACTGTGGTAAATGGTAACAGCGAGCAAGGGGTTGATGTTTTGATTCCTTCATCATCTGAGAAATTATGTTGCATTTGCTCTAAAAGTAAGTACATAAGGGTGCACCCAGCTAGCACTGATGTGCTAACAGTGCTTCTGCTGTCCTTACCATCTACAACTTGGGCTGGCATCACAGATGAGCAGCTTTTGGCCGAAATACACGATCTTGTTTCAATTGAAAATCTTCCTACTTTGCTTCAGGAAGAG GTTCTGCACTTGAGACGTCAGCTACACCTTCTCAAGAGATGTCAAGAGGGTAAGGTAGACGAGGATCTTGGTGCTCCTCTCTCTTGA
- the LOC100782042 gene encoding glutathione gamma-glutamylcysteinyltransferase 3 isoform X1 has product MASPGLYRRVLPSPSIEFASPEGKKLFGEALERGTMQGFFKLISYYQTQSEPAYCGLATLSVVLNALAIDPGRKWKGPWRWFDESMLDCCEPLAKVKLEGITFGKVACLARCNGAKVEAFRSDQSSVDDFRNRVISCSSSEDCHVIVSYHRTPLNQTGIGHFSPVGGYHAERDMVLVLDVARFKYPPHWVPLTLLWEGMSTIDQATRLRRGYMIISRLNRAPSILYTVSCRHEGWSSVAKFLTEDVPQLLKSEDLKDIQEVLSLAFKSPPSELRGLITWIAEVRRQEDGNLTLSEEEKGRLAIKADILEQIRTTGLFKHVTRWLDSESSCCNTLANLGDKDMLPALAASVCCQAADLLTVCGRLGLSGGKCCSQIDVKHLNADSENPVTLVSGIVTTGGGSEQGVDVLVPLCQREPSRLCLSNEGHCIGMHPSTADVLTVLLLALPLHTWSGIKEEKLRVEALSLLATEDLPPLLQEEVLFLRDQLHFLMTDISAPSPS; this is encoded by the exons ATGGCAAGTCCAGGTTTATACCGCAGAGTGCTCCCATCTCCTTCAATCGAGTTCGCTTCGCCGGAAGGGAAG AAGCTGTTCGGTGAAGCGCTTGAGCGAGGAACCATGCAAGGCTTCTTCAAGCTAATTTCATACTACCAGACACAGTCAGAGCCTGCATACTGTGGCCTCGCCACTCTTTCCGTTGTCCTCAATGCCCTTGCCATTGACCCTGGAAGGAAATGGAAAG GTCCTTGGAGATGGTTTGACGAGTCCATGTTGGATTGCTGTGAGCCTTTGGCCAAGGTTAAATTGGAAGGCATTACGTTCGGTAAAGTTGCATGCTTGGCTCGATGTAATGGAGCTAAGGTTGAAGCCTTTCGATCGGATCAAAGCTCTGTTGATGATTTTCGCAACCGTGTGATTTCGTGCTCTTCTTCTGAGGATTGTCATGTGATTGTGTCTTACCACAGGACACCCCTCAATCAG ACTGGAATTGGCCATTTTTCACCAGTTGGAGGATATCATGCTGAGAGAGATATGGTCCTTGTTTTGGATGTCGCTCGTTTCAAGTATCCGCCTCACTGGGTTCCCCTTACCCTTCTCTGGGAAGGCATGAGCACCATTGATCAAGCAACCAGACTTCGTAGGGG GTACATGATTATTTCGAGGCTTAACAGAGCACCATCTATACTTTATACTGTG AGTTGTAGACATGAAGGTTGGAGCAGTGTTGCCAAATTTCTAACCGAAGATGTCCCTCAACTTCTAAAGTCAGAGGATCTAAAAGACATTCAGGAAGTactctctcttgcttttaaatCTCCTCCCAGTGAATTGAGAGGGTTAATAACATGGATTGCTGAAGTTCGCAGGCAAGAAGATGGGAATCTCACACTGAGTGAGGAGGAGAAAGGAAGGCTAGCTATCAAG GCTGACATACTGGAACAGATTCGAACAACTGGACTCTTCAAACACGTGACAAGGTGGTTGGATTCTGAAAGTTCATGTTGTAATACTTTAGCAAACCTTGGTGACAAAGATATGTTACCAGCACTTGCTGCCAGTGTTTGTTGCCAAGCGGCAGATCTTTTGACTGTTTGTGGTAGGCTAGGTTTGTCAGGTGGAAAATGCTGTAGTCAAATAGATGTAAAACATCTGAATGCTGATAGTGAAAATCCAGTAACATTAGTTTCAGGAATTGTTACAACTGGTGGTGGTAGTGAACAAGGAGTTGATGTGTTGGTCCCTTTGTGTCAAAGGGAACCAAGTAGGTTGTGTCTTTCTAATGAAGGTCACTGCATTGGCATGCACCCGTCTACTGCAGATGTCTTAACGGTGCTTTTATTGGCCTTGCCCTTGCATACGTGGTCTGGCATTAAAGAAGAAAAGCTGCGTGTGGAAGCTTTGAGCCTTCTAGCAACAGAAGATCTCCCTCCCCTACTTCAGGAAGAG GTTTTGTTCTTGCGAG
- the LOC100499888 gene encoding Vacuolar protein sorting-associated protein 2 homolog 3-like (The RefSeq protein has 1 substitution compared to this genomic sequence), translating into MNIFTKKPTAKEALRESKREMTNASRGIEKEIGALQSEEKKLVAEIKRTAKTGNEAATKILARQLIRLRQQIANLQGSRAQMRGIATHTQAMHAHSSVAVGLKGATKAMAAMNKKMEPAKQAKIIQDFQKQSAQMDMTTEMMSDAIDDALDNDEAEEETEELTNQVLDEIGVDVASQLSAAPKGRVATKNAENDSSSGIEELEKRLAALRDP; encoded by the exons ATGAACATCTTCACCAAGAAACCCACCGCCAAAG AGGCTCTTCGTGAGAGTAAACGTGAAATGACAAACGCCAGTAGAG GTATAGAGAAGGAAATTGGAGCTCTACAATCGGAA GAAAAAAAGCTTGTTGCTGAGATAAAGAGAACTGCTAAGACGGGAAATGAG GCAGCAACTAAAATTCTAGCTCGCCAGTTGATCAGGCTTAGGCAACAAATTGCTAATCTTCAAGGTAGTCGAGCTCAGATGAGAGGCATAGCAACTCACACTCAG GCCATGCATGCACATTCTTCTGTTGCTGTTGGCTTGAAAGGTGCTACTAAGGCAATGGCAGCTATGAATAAG AAAATGGAACCGGCAAAGCAAGCTAAAATTATACAAGACTTCCAGAAACAATCAGCGCAGATGGATATGACT ACTGAAATGATGTCAGATGCCATAGATGATGCCTTGGATAATGATGAAGCTGAAGAGGAGACTGAAGAGCTGACAAACCAG gtGCTCGATGAAATTGGTGTAGATGTTGCCTCACAG TTATCAGCAGCTCCCAAAGGGAGAGTCGCAACAAAGAATGCTGAAAATGATAGCAG CTCGGGCATTGAAGAACTTGAGAAGCGTTTGGCGGCTCTTAGAAACCCGTAA
- the LOC100781494 gene encoding casein kinase 1-like protein 6: MSSLMMDHVIGGKFKLGRKIGSGSFGELYIAVNIQTGEEVAVKLEPVKTKHPQLHYESKLYMLLQGGTGIPHLKWFGVEGDYNVMAIDLLGPSLEDLFNYCNRKLTLKTVLMLADQLINRVEYMHSRGFLHRDIKPDNFLMGLGRKANQVYIIDYGLAKKYRDLQTHRHIPYRENKNLTGTARYASVNTHLGIEQSRRDDLESLGYVLMYFLRGSLPWQGLKAGTKKQKYDKISEKKMSTSLEGLCKSYPSEFVSYFQYCRTLRFEDKPDYSYLKRLFRDLFIREGYQFDYVFDWTILKYPQIGGSSSRGRHESGKAAMHAGPSVQKPEKVSVGKEIREKFSGAVEAFSRRNPTSPSPRGDHSKRRSFEEVAVHKDVYHDQEKGRNSSRYGSSSRRPIISSSTRPSSSGDHTDSRTGRLTSSGSRQSATHRNIQPMHETKQPTYTRSGSTRGNRDDPLRSFELLSIRK; the protein is encoded by the exons ATGTCTTCTTTGATGATGGATCATGTTATTGGTGGGAAGTTTAAACTGGGAAGGAAAATTGGGAGTGGGTCTTTTGGGGAGCTTTATATAG CTGTTAATATACAAACCGGAGAGGAGGTGGCTGTCAAGCTG GAACCTGTGAAGACCAAGCATCCCCAGCTTCACTATGAGTCAAAATTGTATATGCTTCTTCAAGGAGGAA CGGGGATTCCCCATCTCAAGTGGTTTGGAGTAGAGGGAGACTACAATGTCATGGCAATCGATCTTCTTGGACCAAGTCTGGAAGATTTGTTCAATTATTGCAACCGGAAGTTAACATTGAAGACAGTGTTAATGCTTGCTGATCAATTA ATTAACAGAGTTGAATATATGCATTCTAGAGGTTTCCTTCACCGTGACATCAAGCCAGACAATTTTTTAATGGGCCTAGGACGTAAAGCAAACCAG GTGTACATCATTGACTATGGCCTTGCAAAAAAATATAGGGATCTTCAGACTCATAGGCACATACCATACAG GGAAAACAAGAACCTTACAGGCACAGCCCGGTATGCAAGTGTCAACACCCATCTTGGAATTG AACAAAGCAGAAGGGATGATCTGGAATCTCTTGGTTATGTGCTCATGTACTTCTTAAGAGGAAG TCTTCCCTGGCAGGGACTGAAGGCTggcaccaaaaaacaaaaatatgataaaatcagTGAGAAGAAAATGTCAACTTCGTTAGAG GGGCTCTGCAAGTCATATCCCTCAGAGTTTGTATCATATTTTCAATATTGCCGAACATTGCGATTTGAAGACAAGCCTGATTATTCATATTTAAAGAGGCTGTTTCGAGATTTATTTATTAGAGAAG GCTATCAATTTGACTATGTTTTTGATTGGACTATATTGAAGTATCCGCAGATTGGCGGCAGCAGCTCTAGAGGGCGG CATGAAAGTGGCAAGGCAGCTATGCATGCAGGACCATCTGTACAAAAGCCAGAAAAAGTATCAG TTGGGAAAGAGATTCGAGAAAAATTCTCTGGTGCTGTTGAAGCTTTCTCCCGGAGGAACCCAACAAGTCCTAGTCCTCGTGGTGATCACTCCAAACGTAGGAGTTTTGAGGAAGTAGCAGTACACAAAGATGTG TATCATGATCAAGAGAAGGGACGCAATTCGTCCCGATATGGCAGCAGTTCAAGAAGACCCATAATCTCATCGTCAACCAGGCCAAGTTCCTCTGGTGATCATACTGACAGTCGTACTGGCCGGCTAACCTCAAGTGGAAGCCGACAATCTGCCACACATAGAAATATTCAACCTATGCACGAGACAAAACAACCAACTTACACACGCTCTGGATCCACCAGAGGCAACCGTGATGATCCTCTGCGGAGTTTTGAGCTCCTCTCTATCAGGAAGTAA